The following are from one region of the Geothermobacter ehrlichii genome:
- a CDS encoding MaoC/PaaZ C-terminal domain-containing protein, with the protein MVAHDAVGRLLKLLEKQKGREVAAGDWLRIDQQRIDRFAEVTGDIQWIHVDPERATTESPYGTTIAHGFLTLSLIPLLTRSNHPDFFQRNYPGMRYRVNCGLDRVRFLTPVRCGDRIRARMLLHSAEQVADAVKIVYQVTVEVEGSDRPACVCEQIFRVYP; encoded by the coding sequence ATCGTGGCGCATGATGCTGTCGGCAGATTGCTGAAGCTTCTCGAGAAGCAGAAGGGACGGGAGGTCGCCGCCGGCGACTGGCTGCGGATCGACCAGCAGCGCATTGACCGGTTTGCCGAGGTGACCGGCGACATCCAGTGGATTCATGTCGATCCCGAGCGGGCCACGACTGAATCGCCCTATGGCACGACGATCGCCCACGGCTTTCTGACCCTGTCGCTGATCCCCTTGCTGACCCGCAGCAACCATCCGGACTTTTTCCAGCGCAACTATCCCGGCATGCGCTACCGGGTGAACTGCGGACTCGACAGGGTGCGCTTTCTGACGCCGGTGCGCTGCGGCGACCGGATTCGTGCCCGCATGTTGCTGCATAGCGCCGAACAGGTCGCGGACGCGGTGAAGATCGTCTACCAGGTGACCGTCGAGGTTGAGGGCAGCGACCGGCCGGCCTGCGTCTGCGAACAGATCTTCAGGGTTTATCCATGA
- a CDS encoding PaaI family thioesterase: protein MNVENDRQCFVCGPENATGLQVAPVTDPERNEATITLAIPQRFQGWSGIVHGGILSTLFDEAAIYACLHVAPRLVTAEIGMRYLKPVPVETPVVVRARLTERRKRRLQVEGEVLVDGVVHARGQAVVMVLPG, encoded by the coding sequence ATGAACGTTGAAAACGATCGACAGTGTTTCGTCTGCGGCCCGGAGAACGCGACCGGGCTTCAGGTTGCCCCCGTGACCGATCCCGAGCGGAACGAGGCGACCATCACCCTCGCCATCCCGCAGCGTTTTCAGGGCTGGAGCGGCATTGTCCACGGCGGAATTCTCTCCACCCTGTTCGACGAGGCGGCCATCTACGCCTGCCTGCATGTCGCTCCGCGGCTGGTGACCGCCGAGATCGGCATGCGGTACCTGAAACCGGTGCCGGTGGAAACGCCGGTCGTGGTCAGGGCCCGCCTGACCGAGCGCCGGAAAAGGCGGTTGCAGGTCGAAGGGGAGGTGCTGGTCGACGGTGTCGTTCATGCTCGAGGGCAGGCGGTGGTGATGGTGCTGCCGGGGTGA
- a CDS encoding restriction endonuclease subunit S — MTVETFFANFGHLADAPNGVQKLRELILQLAVQGKLVPQDPNDEPASVLLERIDCHKKELLAKKVIRKSATLFPKEEAPAVYPLPLQWEWALLGRISTLLVDGSHNPPPKRPDGIPMLSGQNVENNSINFRASRYITEEDYLIERERNPIQAGDVFLTIVGTIGRSAVVPEQMPKCALQRSIAQLRTGIFPYYLSFYLQSVIAHEYFYSHAKGTAQKGIYLNKVSLLPVPLPPFEEQKRIVAKVDQLMALCNELEARQQKQQQVRVRLNNAALDALLTAREPDEFADHWQRICNNFDLIYDHPETIAKLRAAILQLAVQGKLVPQDPNDEPASVLLERIKAEKERLVKEGKIKKQKPLPEIDESLAPFEIPAGWAWARFPEVGEFGRGKSKHRPRNDPSLYSGGKYPMVQTGDVARANGEVRTYTALYNDAGLAQSRLWPKGTMCITIAANIADSAVLGFDACFPDSVVGLIASQEIGDVRYFEYFIRTAKERLMDFAPSTAQKNINLGILETVYIPLPPLAEMKRIVAKVDQLMSLCDKLEAKLNQAQQHSEKLMEATVRQLLEPSAPPKPQTNGVTLVSDASSPGQQVRHAYQLAPDIAEPLAAEAVVDYGGSVPEAILAVMQSGQAYSRADILAATGIREADWVWAIKQLKEQGRVVQKGERRGARYVKAD; from the coding sequence ATGACCGTAGAGACGTTCTTTGCCAATTTCGGACATCTGGCCGATGCGCCCAATGGGGTGCAGAAGTTGCGGGAGTTGATTCTTCAGCTGGCGGTACAGGGGAAATTGGTGCCGCAGGACCCCAACGATGAGCCTGCTTCGGTTTTGTTGGAGAGAATTGATTGTCATAAAAAAGAATTGCTTGCCAAAAAAGTGATTAGGAAATCAGCCACTCTCTTCCCTAAAGAAGAGGCGCCGGCAGTCTATCCTTTACCACTTCAATGGGAATGGGCTTTGCTCGGGCGGATTTCTACTCTATTGGTTGATGGATCTCACAACCCTCCCCCGAAGAGACCTGACGGCATTCCAATGCTGAGTGGGCAGAATGTTGAAAATAACAGCATCAACTTCCGAGCTTCTCGCTACATTACGGAAGAGGACTATCTAATTGAGCGTGAGCGAAATCCGATTCAAGCTGGCGATGTTTTTTTGACTATTGTTGGCACTATTGGACGTTCAGCGGTTGTCCCTGAACAAATGCCCAAGTGTGCTCTTCAACGCAGTATTGCTCAACTTAGGACCGGAATTTTTCCTTACTATCTCAGCTTTTATTTACAGTCTGTTATTGCTCACGAATACTTCTACTCTCATGCAAAAGGAACGGCTCAGAAAGGGATTTATTTGAACAAGGTAAGCTTGTTGCCTGTCCCTCTCCCCCCCTTCGAAGAACAAAAACGCATCGTCGCCAAGGTCGACCAACTCATGGCTCTGTGCAACGAACTCGAAGCCCGCCAGCAAAAGCAGCAACAGGTGCGGGTGCGCCTCAATAACGCCGCCCTCGACGCACTGCTCACCGCCCGCGAACCCGACGAATTCGCTGACCACTGGCAGCGCATTTGCAACAACTTTGACCTGATCTACGACCACCCCGAAACCATCGCCAAACTCCGCGCCGCCATCCTTCAACTCGCCGTCCAGGGCAAACTCGTCCCCCAAGACCCCAACGATGAGCCTGCTTCGGTTTTGCTGGAGAGGATTAAGGCTGAGAAGGAGAGGTTGGTTAAAGAAGGGAAGATTAAAAAGCAGAAGCCACTCCCAGAGATTGATGAAAGTCTAGCTCCATTCGAGATTCCTGCTGGGTGGGCTTGGGCAAGGTTCCCTGAGGTAGGGGAGTTTGGCCGTGGGAAATCAAAACACCGGCCCCGAAATGATCCTTCCTTATATTCGGGCGGGAAATACCCAATGGTTCAAACTGGTGATGTTGCTAGGGCCAATGGGGAAGTCAGGACCTATACTGCACTTTACAATGATGCTGGGTTAGCACAAAGCAGGCTGTGGCCAAAGGGAACCATGTGTATAACCATTGCCGCAAATATTGCTGATAGCGCGGTTCTCGGTTTTGATGCCTGTTTCCCGGATAGTGTAGTAGGGCTTATCGCATCACAAGAAATTGGTGATGTTCGTTATTTCGAGTATTTTATTCGTACAGCTAAAGAACGTTTGATGGATTTTGCTCCGTCAACTGCTCAGAAGAATATAAATCTCGGAATTCTCGAAACAGTTTACATTCCTTTGCCACCACTAGCGGAAATGAAGCGCATCGTCGCCAAAGTCGATCAACTCATGTCCCTGTGCGACAAACTCGAAGCCAAACTCAACCAAGCCCAGCAGCACAGCGAAAAACTGATGGAAGCCACCGTTCGACAGCTGTTGGAGCCCTCGGCCCCACCAAAACCGCAGACAAATGGAGTGACGCTGGTTTCTGACGCCAGTAGTCCGGGTCAACAAGTTCGCCACGCCTATCAGCTCGCACCGGATATTGCCGAGCCACTGGCAGCTGAGGCCGTAGTTGATTACGGCGGTTCCGTTCCCGAAGCCATCCTCGCCGTCATGCAGTCGGGGCAGGCATACTCCCGCGCCGATATCCTCGCTGCCACCGGTATCCGCGAAGCCGATTGGGTGTGGGCAATCAAGCAACTCAAGGAGCAGGGGCGGGTGGTGCAGAAGGGAGAGAGGCGCGGGGCGCGCTATGTAAAGGCCGATTAG
- a CDS encoding nitroreductase family protein, whose translation MLDILRRRRSIRRFAEKEIEAEKIAALKEAILRAPTSRGLNSWEFIFVDDRELLHRLAQARRHGSAFLAGAKLAVVVAADPERCDVWIEDCAIAAIVLQLAAVSLGLDSCWAQIRLREHDERTGAGDYVRRLLGLPERFQVACVIGIGYAAEQKESHARDSLPWDRIHDNRYRGE comes from the coding sequence ATGCTTGACATTCTCCGCCGCCGGCGCAGCATCCGGCGGTTTGCCGAAAAAGAGATCGAAGCGGAAAAGATCGCGGCGCTCAAGGAGGCGATTTTGCGGGCGCCGACCTCGCGCGGACTCAACTCCTGGGAGTTTATTTTTGTCGACGACCGGGAGCTGCTGCATCGCCTGGCGCAGGCCAGGAGGCACGGTTCCGCCTTTCTCGCCGGGGCGAAGCTGGCCGTGGTGGTGGCGGCCGATCCGGAAAGGTGCGATGTCTGGATCGAGGACTGCGCCATCGCCGCCATCGTTCTGCAACTGGCGGCGGTTTCTCTCGGGCTGGACAGCTGCTGGGCGCAGATTCGCCTGCGCGAACATGACGAGCGGACCGGGGCGGGGGACTATGTGCGCCGGCTGCTTGGGCTGCCGGAGCGGTTTCAGGTGGCGTGTGTCATCGGAATCGGCTATGCCGCCGAGCAGAAAGAAAGCCATGCCCGGGACAGTCTGCCGTGGGATCGGATCCACGACAACCGCTACCGGGGGGAATGA
- the tcmP gene encoding three-Cys-motif partner protein TcmP encodes MFSPKLPHLEDDGLITPEVGFWGETKYRLVQNYASMFTSAMKGKWDHLVYVDLFAGSGRALLDESRAIVPASPLLAMEIDHPFSRYIFCEQNEEKLHALRLRVERDYPQNDVCYLLGDANQLVEDILAEMPAYGGGSKVLGFCFADPYNLESLKFDTLRKLAQRFFDFLVLIPTGMDAQRNIDRYAASPRSKLDDFLGTMEWRKAWEEARRKGQKAEIFLTEFFGTQMGSMTYLVPPVDETVKIRNRKTTIYRLGFYSRHPLARKFFKEARKYSEDQLGFGF; translated from the coding sequence ATGTTTTCACCGAAATTGCCGCATCTGGAGGATGATGGCCTGATTACACCTGAAGTCGGGTTTTGGGGTGAGACCAAGTATCGCCTGGTACAGAACTATGCCAGCATGTTTACTTCCGCGATGAAAGGCAAATGGGACCATCTGGTGTATGTGGACCTGTTTGCTGGATCTGGTCGGGCGCTACTTGACGAAAGCAGGGCAATTGTTCCGGCGTCGCCGTTGCTTGCCATGGAGATAGATCACCCCTTTAGCCGATATATCTTCTGCGAACAGAACGAGGAAAAACTTCATGCTTTGCGGTTGCGGGTTGAAAGAGATTACCCACAGAATGATGTCTGTTACCTTCTCGGCGACGCCAACCAGCTGGTTGAAGACATCCTTGCTGAAATGCCCGCTTATGGCGGAGGGTCAAAAGTCCTCGGATTCTGTTTTGCCGATCCTTACAACCTGGAGAGCTTGAAGTTCGATACCCTCAGGAAGCTCGCGCAACGGTTTTTTGATTTTCTGGTTCTGATCCCGACCGGCATGGATGCGCAACGCAATATCGATCGTTATGCAGCGAGTCCACGATCAAAACTTGATGATTTTCTCGGGACAATGGAATGGCGTAAGGCTTGGGAAGAGGCTCGGCGTAAAGGACAAAAGGCGGAAATTTTCCTGACGGAGTTTTTTGGGACACAGATGGGATCAATGACTTATCTTGTCCCACCTGTCGACGAAACTGTTAAAATACGAAACAGAAAGACGACGATTTATCGCCTGGGCTTCTATAGTCGCCATCCTCTTGCCAGGAAGTTTTTCAAAGAAGCCCGGAAATACAGCGAAGATCAGCTGGGATTCGGTTTCTGA
- a CDS encoding nucleoside triphosphate pyrophosphohydrolase family protein codes for MKQTDLSAIYQATLQKWGEEAQFDQAIEECAELIAGLKHYKRRKVDAEAVIQELADVTLMVGQLTWMFGEEKVQQAVAAKLDKLRRLLADDAAL; via the coding sequence ATGAAACAGACCGACCTGAGTGCCATCTACCAGGCGACCCTGCAGAAATGGGGGGAAGAAGCACAGTTCGACCAGGCGATCGAGGAATGCGCCGAACTGATCGCCGGCCTGAAACACTACAAACGCCGCAAGGTAGATGCCGAAGCGGTCATCCAGGAGCTGGCCGACGTGACCCTGATGGTGGGACAGCTGACCTGGATGTTCGGCGAAGAGAAGGTGCAGCAGGCGGTCGCCGCCAAGCTCGACAAGCTGCGGCGGCTTCTGGCCGACGATGCGGCCCTGTAG
- a CDS encoding DUF5131 family protein produces MSTKSKIEWTEQTWNPAVGCTKVSPGCANCYAEVMARRLEAIGVKGYENGFELTLLPERLDEPLRRKKPTVYFVNSMSDLFHEEIPFDYIRKVFATIEKTPQHTYQILTKRAERMIGFFSTYKPPKNAWLGVTVEDRKHGLPRIDCLRKVPAFIRFLSAEPLLEDLGEIDLTDIHWVIVGGESGYRARPMKPAWASNIQRQCARQGASFFFKQWGGWGPDGVKRRKKENGRVLEGRTWDEVPDLGILSE; encoded by the coding sequence ATGAGTACAAAATCAAAAATCGAATGGACCGAACAGACCTGGAATCCGGCCGTTGGCTGCACCAAGGTTTCACCCGGTTGTGCGAACTGCTATGCTGAGGTCATGGCCCGTCGTCTGGAAGCGATCGGGGTGAAAGGTTATGAGAACGGGTTTGAGTTGACCCTGCTTCCGGAACGGCTGGATGAACCACTCAGGCGGAAGAAGCCGACAGTCTATTTCGTCAACTCGATGAGTGACCTTTTTCACGAAGAGATCCCCTTTGACTACATCCGCAAGGTGTTCGCAACGATAGAGAAAACCCCACAACACACGTACCAGATCCTGACCAAGCGTGCCGAACGCATGATCGGGTTTTTCTCCACCTACAAGCCACCGAAAAACGCCTGGCTGGGCGTCACGGTCGAAGACCGGAAACATGGTTTGCCCCGCATTGACTGCTTGCGCAAAGTTCCTGCCTTCATTCGCTTTCTCTCGGCGGAACCCTTGCTGGAAGACCTGGGTGAAATCGACCTGACAGACATTCACTGGGTCATCGTCGGGGGGGAGTCAGGATATCGGGCGCGGCCCATGAAGCCGGCATGGGCCAGCAACATCCAACGACAGTGTGCCCGGCAAGGGGCCTCTTTTTTCTTCAAACAGTGGGGAGGCTGGGGACCGGATGGCGTGAAGCGCCGGAAAAAAGAAAACGGCCGTGTTCTTGAAGGGCGCACGTGGGATGAAGTTCCCGACTTGGGTATTTTGAGTGAATGA
- a CDS encoding DUF3800 domain-containing protein, translating into MKYRIYIDEVGNPDLESSDNPNHRFLSLTGVIIELGHVQDVVAPQLEALKREYFRSHPDEPVILHRKELVNMKNPFHVLKDPEVRGRFDKQLLRLLTDWQYSVISVCIDKKNHKDTYQVWRYEPYHYCLAVLLERYFFFLNEKGCQGDVMAESRGGKEDMRLKKSFAALWDEGTEYIPAEKFHGVLTSKQLKVKPKTNNVAGLQLADLLAHPSRNEILKEKDLLESGLRPFGQEIVKILREKYYQRDGRVFGKKFI; encoded by the coding sequence TTGAAATATCGCATCTACATTGACGAGGTTGGCAACCCGGACCTCGAAAGCTCTGACAACCCGAACCATCGTTTCCTGAGCTTGACCGGTGTCATCATTGAACTTGGGCATGTGCAGGATGTCGTGGCCCCGCAACTGGAGGCCTTGAAAAGAGAGTATTTCCGTTCACACCCGGACGAGCCGGTTATCCTCCACCGGAAGGAACTCGTGAACATGAAGAATCCCTTCCATGTTCTCAAAGATCCGGAAGTGAGAGGACGCTTCGATAAACAGCTCCTTCGGCTGCTAACCGATTGGCAATACAGCGTCATTTCGGTCTGCATTGACAAAAAAAATCACAAGGACACCTACCAGGTCTGGCGATACGAGCCTTATCACTATTGCCTGGCCGTTTTGCTGGAGAGATATTTCTTCTTTCTGAACGAGAAGGGATGCCAAGGCGACGTTATGGCGGAATCTCGAGGTGGCAAAGAAGACATGCGCCTCAAGAAATCATTTGCCGCTCTTTGGGATGAGGGTACGGAATACATCCCTGCCGAGAAATTTCATGGCGTCTTGACCAGCAAGCAACTCAAGGTCAAACCGAAGACCAACAACGTCGCTGGACTGCAACTGGCCGACTTGCTGGCGCATCCAAGCCGCAACGAGATACTCAAGGAAAAGGATCTTTTGGAGAGTGGGTTGAGACCGTTTGGTCAGGAAATTGTGAAAATTCTTCGGGAAAAGTACTATCAGCGGGATGGGAGGGTTTTCGGGAAGAAATTTATCTGA
- a CDS encoding isochorismatase family protein has translation MAMLDRFKLDPHQAVLLVVDVQEKLAPTFPEKDYRSMLATIDMLLQGAAELKMPVVTTEQYPQGLGPTVAELERACAGGVIEKTSFGCCGEPAFGRKLRELGRSQVIVTGVEAHICVYQTVLGLLESGYHVHLVRDGICSRIPADRRTALGLARAAGATVTCAETVLFQLVADARADAFKAVSKLIRQRWDLLRGL, from the coding sequence ATGGCAATGCTCGACCGATTCAAGCTCGACCCGCACCAGGCCGTACTGCTGGTGGTCGATGTCCAGGAAAAACTGGCGCCGACGTTTCCCGAAAAAGACTACCGGAGCATGCTGGCGACCATCGACATGCTGCTTCAGGGCGCGGCCGAACTGAAGATGCCGGTGGTGACCACCGAGCAGTATCCACAGGGGCTTGGCCCGACCGTCGCCGAGCTCGAACGGGCCTGCGCCGGCGGGGTCATCGAAAAGACGAGCTTCGGCTGCTGCGGCGAGCCGGCCTTTGGCCGGAAGCTGCGGGAACTGGGTCGCTCCCAGGTGATTGTCACCGGGGTCGAGGCCCACATCTGCGTCTACCAGACGGTGCTCGGCCTGCTCGAATCGGGCTATCACGTGCACCTGGTGCGGGATGGCATCTGTTCGCGGATTCCCGCCGACAGGCGGACGGCCCTGGGCCTGGCACGGGCCGCCGGCGCCACGGTGACCTGCGCCGAGACGGTTCTCTTTCAGCTGGTCGCAGATGCCCGGGCCGACGCTTTCAAGGCGGTCAGCAAGCTGATCCGGCAACGCTGGGACCTGCTGCGCGGGCTGTGA
- a CDS encoding PaaI family thioesterase, with protein sequence MKEIEAFLAQNDRFAGHCGIELLEAAAGFARAKMPLQPWHFNAAGTVHGGAIFTLADFAFAVAVNAGGTLALAIDTHLTFMKAVSEGVLEAEAREVSANRRLATYQVRITAGEELVALFQGTAYRKEGRTPVQGFQTTGSK encoded by the coding sequence ATGAAAGAGATCGAGGCCTTCCTTGCGCAAAACGACCGCTTCGCCGGACACTGCGGCATCGAGCTGCTCGAAGCCGCCGCCGGTTTCGCCCGGGCGAAGATGCCTCTGCAGCCCTGGCATTTCAACGCCGCCGGCACGGTTCACGGCGGAGCCATCTTCACCCTGGCCGATTTCGCCTTCGCCGTCGCCGTCAACGCCGGCGGCACCCTGGCACTGGCCATCGACACCCATCTGACTTTCATGAAGGCAGTCTCCGAGGGAGTCCTCGAGGCCGAAGCGAGGGAGGTCTCCGCCAACCGGCGGCTGGCCACCTACCAGGTACGGATCACGGCGGGGGAAGAGCTGGTCGCCCTGTTCCAGGGGACGGCCTATCGCAAGGAAGGAAGAACGCCGGTGCAGGGATTTCAGACCACCGGAAGCAAATGA
- a CDS encoding alpha/beta hydrolase: protein MATVVFCHGKESGPNGTKIRYLAPLAEKRGWKVLAPDFSDLPDPEARVDRLLAACGELARPLVLVGSSMGGYVAIRASGALRPEGLLLLAPAVGLPGYPQRAPRPRAEQIAVIHGWGDDVIPADIAIDWARSHRLELHLVDDVHVLTGRLEFLGDRFEVLLTAVENRRREVECP from the coding sequence ATGGCGACGGTGGTCTTCTGTCACGGCAAGGAGAGCGGGCCGAACGGAACCAAGATCCGGTATCTTGCGCCGCTGGCCGAAAAGCGGGGCTGGAAGGTGCTGGCGCCCGATTTCAGCGATCTGCCCGATCCCGAGGCGCGGGTCGACAGGCTGCTTGCCGCCTGCGGAGAGCTGGCGCGGCCGCTTGTGCTGGTCGGCTCGAGCATGGGCGGCTACGTCGCCATTCGGGCTTCCGGCGCGCTGCGGCCGGAGGGCCTGCTGCTGCTGGCGCCGGCGGTAGGTCTGCCCGGCTACCCGCAGCGGGCGCCACGCCCCCGGGCGGAACAGATCGCGGTGATCCACGGCTGGGGGGACGACGTCATCCCGGCGGATATCGCCATCGACTGGGCGCGGAGCCATCGTCTCGAGCTGCATCTGGTCGATGACGTGCATGTCCTGACCGGCCGACTCGAATTTCTCGGCGACCGGTTCGAGGTTCTGCTGACAGCGGTCGAGAACAGGCGCCGCGAGGTTGAGTGTCCCTGA
- a CDS encoding response regulator — protein sequence MAESRKRPLILVVDDIEFFRDVMCAYLRRTPADLVTAANAIECFDIAVRKRPDLIYLDAAMPGMSGLECCRRLKADARTCNIPVVVIFTPERDATLEDVQDCGCDGYLTKPFGKEEFLNLGHRFIFHIERRERRVSCQMTVDFSITGRQYRGRGFDISRHGMYVESRDELPPDRQIELRFMLPLVCSEELSVSGRVAWVNQGFPRKKLKLPQGFGVEFLSIPAKTAAAIEKYLEKY from the coding sequence ATGGCTGAGAGCAGGAAGCGCCCTCTCATTCTGGTTGTTGACGACATCGAATTCTTCCGCGATGTCATGTGCGCCTACTTAAGGCGCACTCCGGCCGATCTGGTGACGGCGGCCAACGCCATCGAATGTTTCGACATCGCCGTCCGGAAACGGCCGGACCTGATCTACCTCGACGCCGCCATGCCTGGCATGTCGGGGCTGGAGTGCTGCCGCAGGCTCAAGGCCGACGCCCGCACCTGCAACATTCCGGTGGTCGTCATCTTCACGCCGGAACGGGATGCGACGCTCGAGGACGTCCAGGACTGCGGTTGTGACGGCTATCTGACCAAGCCCTTCGGCAAGGAGGAATTTCTCAACCTCGGCCATCGTTTCATCTTTCATATCGAACGCCGCGAGCGCCGCGTCTCCTGCCAGATGACGGTCGATTTTTCGATTACCGGCCGGCAGTACCGCGGGCGAGGTTTCGACATCAGCCGGCACGGGATGTACGTCGAGTCGCGGGACGAGCTGCCGCCCGACCGCCAGATCGAGCTGCGGTTCATGCTGCCGCTGGTCTGTTCGGAAGAGCTAAGCGTGAGCGGGAGAGTGGCCTGGGTCAACCAGGGATTTCCGCGCAAGAAACTGAAGCTGCCGCAGGGGTTTGGTGTTGAGTTTCTTTCCATCCCGGCCAAAACCGCGGCGGCCATAGAGAAATACCTGGAAAAGTACTGA